From Equus przewalskii isolate Varuska chromosome 17, EquPr2, whole genome shotgun sequence, the proteins below share one genomic window:
- the B3GALT1 gene encoding beta-1,3-galactosyltransferase 1, giving the protein MASKVSCLYVLTVVCWASALWYLSVTRPTSSYTGTKPFSHLTVARKNFTFGNIRTRPINPHSFEFLINEPNKCEKNVPFLVILISTTHKEFDARQAIRETWGDENNFKGIKIATLFLLGKNADPVLNQMVEQESQIFHDIIVEDFIDSYHNLTLKTLMGMRWVATFCSKAKYVMKTDSDIFVNMDNLIYKLLKPSTKPRRRYFTGYVINGGPIRDVRSKWYMPRDLYPDSNYPPFCSGTGYIFSADVAELIYKTSLHTRLLHLEDVYVGLCLRKLGIHPFQNSGFNHWKMAYSLCRYRRVITVHQISPEEMHRIWNDMSSKKHLRC; this is encoded by the coding sequence ATGGCTTCAAAGGTCTCCTGTTTGTATGTTTTGACAGTTGTGTGCTGGGCCAGCGCTCTCTGGTACTTGAGTGTAACTCGTCCGACTTCCTCCTACACTGGCACCAAGCCATTCAGCCACCTAACAGTTGCCAGGAAAAACTTCACGTTTGGCAATATAAGAACTCGACCTATAAACCCACATTCTTTTGAATTTCTCATAAATGAACCCAACAAGTGTGAgaaaaatgttccttttcttGTTATCCTCATCAGCACCACCCACAAAGAATTCGATGCCCGCCAGGCAATACGAGAGACCTGGGGGGATGAGAACAACTTCAAAGGGATCAAGATAGccaccctcttcctcctgggcaaGAATGCTGATCCTGTCCTCAATCAGATGGTGGAGCAAGAGAGCCAAATCTTCCACGATATTATCGTGGAGGACTTCATTGACTCCTACCATAACCTTACCCTCAAAACATTAATGGGGATGAGATGGGTGGCCACTTTTTGTTCAAAAGCCAAATATGTCATGAAAACAGACAGTGACATTTTTGTAAACATGGACAACCTTATTTATAAACTACTAAAACCCTCCACCAAGCCAAGAAGAAGGTATTTTACTGGCTATGTCATCAATGGAGGGCCAATCCGGGACGTCCGCAGTAAATGGTATATGCCCAGGGATTTGTACCCTGACAGTAACTACCCACCATTCTGTTCGGGGACTGGCTATATCTTTTCAGCTGATGTGGCTGAACTCATATACAAGACCTCACTCCACACAAGGCTGCTTCACCTTGAAGATGTGTATGTGGGACTGTGTCTTCGAAAACTGGGCATACACCCTTTCCAGAACAGTGGCTTCAATCACTGGAAAATGGCCTACAGTTTGTGTAGGTATCGCCGAGTTATCACCGTGCATCAGATCTCTCCAGAAGAAATGCACAGAATTTGGAATGACATGTCAAGCAAGAAACATCTCAGATGTTAG